Proteins encoded in a region of the Paenibacillus pedocola genome:
- a CDS encoding FAD-dependent oxidoreductase has translation MKMEQVCSDVTVVGGGLAGVCAAVAAARLGKKVALIQNRPVLGGNSSSEVRVWVCGATAHGTNRYARETGIMGELFVENQYRNPDGNPYLWDLVILETVLAEPNIALYLNTDVHEVEAGGEEDARQIQAVTGWMMGSERRIRFESPVFLDCTGDGLIGFLAGAKFRIGREARHEYNEEWAPETADDITLGSTLLFYTKDAGHPVRFVPPSFAKDISQTNIPMKRIIRSGDSGCHYWWIEWGGELDIVHDNERIRDELWAVIYGIWDYIKNSGKFDAGSMTLEWVGSQPGKREYRRFTGEYTLTQNDIISQTLFEDRIAFGGWSIDLHPPQGMYAAASGSKHMHADGNYHIPLRSLYSANVSNLLFAGRNISATHVAFGTTRVMATCAVMGEAAGTAAALCVDKGLTPAELSREHTKALQQILLKQDASVLGLVNCDDADLARQAKVSASSFLSGISIEAGEERYPLEHDIAMLLPADPGISGTLDWLLDAAQDTTLKVELWSTGRPENYVPAVLEYETEVSVGAGDRQWVPVSLDWTPAEAQNAFIIVRRNPAIQLYLSGKPLSGLLALERGAAPGVSKDLEDHDSSQPVVEWSTKRLVRKVFCLRTSFPTSAYRPEHVIDGYRRPYGGPHIWLSESLEQDTEPWLALEWAEKQQIREIQLIFNDDVNEDLINLHHHRTPFEVIPELVRSYRLEWLDDTGNWVTVLSEQNNRKRRRVHLLEAPLETRAVRVVVTATNGSPYAEIIEVRAYA, from the coding sequence ATGAAAATGGAGCAAGTGTGCAGTGACGTTACGGTAGTGGGCGGAGGACTGGCAGGGGTGTGCGCCGCCGTTGCCGCCGCCCGCTTAGGCAAGAAGGTGGCATTGATTCAGAACCGTCCCGTTCTGGGCGGCAATTCCAGCAGCGAGGTGCGGGTATGGGTATGCGGGGCAACTGCCCACGGCACGAACCGCTATGCCCGGGAGACGGGAATCATGGGCGAACTGTTCGTAGAGAACCAGTACCGCAATCCGGACGGCAATCCTTATCTGTGGGATCTGGTTATTCTGGAAACCGTCCTCGCCGAACCCAATATTGCACTCTACCTCAATACGGATGTGCATGAAGTAGAGGCCGGAGGCGAAGAAGACGCGCGGCAGATCCAGGCGGTGACCGGCTGGATGATGGGCTCGGAGCGGAGAATCCGCTTTGAGAGTCCGGTCTTCCTCGATTGTACAGGCGATGGCCTGATCGGATTCCTGGCCGGGGCCAAATTCCGGATCGGCCGGGAAGCGCGGCATGAATATAATGAAGAATGGGCTCCGGAGACAGCCGACGACATTACACTCGGCAGTACGCTGCTCTTCTATACCAAGGATGCCGGCCACCCCGTGAGATTCGTTCCGCCATCCTTCGCCAAGGATATTTCACAGACGAATATCCCGATGAAGCGGATTATCCGCAGCGGCGATTCGGGCTGCCATTACTGGTGGATCGAATGGGGCGGGGAGCTGGATATTGTACACGACAACGAACGGATTCGTGACGAGCTCTGGGCTGTCATCTATGGAATCTGGGATTACATCAAGAACTCCGGTAAATTCGATGCCGGCAGCATGACCCTTGAATGGGTCGGCTCTCAGCCGGGCAAGCGGGAATACCGCCGTTTCACCGGAGAATATACGCTGACCCAGAATGATATTATCAGCCAGACGCTGTTTGAGGACCGGATTGCCTTCGGCGGCTGGTCGATTGATCTGCATCCGCCGCAGGGCATGTATGCGGCAGCCAGCGGCTCGAAGCATATGCATGCCGACGGCAACTACCATATCCCGCTGCGCAGCCTGTACTCGGCCAACGTGTCCAATCTGCTTTTTGCCGGGCGCAACATTAGCGCGACCCATGTCGCATTTGGGACCACGCGTGTCATGGCTACCTGCGCCGTCATGGGCGAGGCAGCCGGAACAGCCGCAGCACTCTGCGTGGATAAGGGCCTAACGCCTGCAGAGCTGTCGCGTGAGCACACGAAGGCCCTGCAGCAGATACTGCTGAAGCAGGATGCTTCGGTGCTCGGCCTGGTCAACTGTGATGATGCCGACCTGGCCCGCCAGGCCAAGGTGTCCGCCTCCTCCTTCCTGTCCGGGATCTCCATCGAGGCAGGCGAGGAAAGGTATCCCCTGGAGCATGACATTGCCATGCTGCTTCCCGCTGATCCGGGGATAAGCGGAACCCTAGATTGGCTGCTGGATGCGGCACAGGATACGACGCTGAAGGTTGAACTCTGGAGCACCGGCCGGCCGGAAAATTACGTGCCCGCTGTACTGGAATATGAGACTGAAGTATCTGTAGGCGCAGGAGACAGGCAATGGGTACCCGTCAGCCTGGACTGGACACCGGCGGAGGCTCAAAATGCCTTTATCATCGTACGCAGGAATCCTGCCATTCAGCTGTATCTTAGCGGTAAGCCGCTGAGCGGACTGCTGGCTTTGGAGCGGGGGGCAGCTCCCGGGGTCTCCAAGGATTTGGAAGACCACGACAGCAGCCAGCCTGTGGTGGAATGGAGCACCAAACGCCTGGTCCGCAAGGTCTTTTGCCTGCGTACCTCCTTTCCTACAAGCGCCTACCGGCCGGAGCATGTAATAGACGGATACCGGCGACCGTATGGCGGACCGCATATCTGGCTCTCGGAATCTCTTGAGCAGGATACAGAGCCCTGGCTTGCCCTGGAATGGGCGGAGAAGCAGCAGATCCGGGAAATTCAGCTTATCTTTAATGATGATGTGAATGAGGATCTGATCAATCTGCATCATCACCGCACCCCTTTCGAAGTGATTCCCGAACTGGTCCGCAGCTATCGTCTCGAATGGCTGGATGATACGGGAAACTGGGTGACCGTGCTTAGTGAGCAGAACAACCGGAAGCGGAGACGGGTTCATCTGCTGGAAGCCCCCCTTGAGACCCGGGCTGTCAGGGTAGTCGTTACAGCAACTAATGGTTCCCCGTATGCAGAGATTATTGAAGTCCGCGCCTATGCTTAA
- a CDS encoding carbohydrate ABC transporter permease, with translation MNKCIATLIMLFFSIVMIVPFLWMISTSFKTPAEVFQYPIRWIPAHFNWSHHVKVWTGDNSFVLYYLNSLKVAVLSTIGAVCLSALAAYGFSRIEFKGRNTMFMVYLSMMMVPPQVLFVPKFIMFEWAGIYNTHWALILPGMFTIFGVFMMRQFFLSVPQEISEAAFIDGAGHFRIFSRIILPMAKPSLATLAIIDFSWHWNDYENALVFLIDHDLFTVPLGLQNFILENNVDYNGMMAAATAGIIPMILVFLIGQKYIIEGVASSAVKG, from the coding sequence ATGAATAAGTGTATCGCCACGCTTATTATGCTATTCTTCAGCATCGTGATGATCGTGCCCTTTCTGTGGATGATCAGTACTTCATTTAAAACCCCGGCGGAGGTATTCCAGTATCCGATCCGGTGGATTCCTGCTCACTTCAATTGGAGCCATCATGTGAAGGTCTGGACGGGTGACAACAGCTTTGTATTGTATTACCTGAATTCACTGAAGGTTGCCGTGCTCAGCACCATAGGCGCTGTCTGCCTGTCCGCATTAGCCGCCTATGGATTTTCCAGAATTGAGTTCAAAGGCCGGAATACAATGTTCATGGTGTATTTATCCATGATGATGGTTCCCCCACAGGTGCTGTTTGTGCCCAAATTCATCATGTTCGAGTGGGCCGGGATTTACAACACTCACTGGGCGCTTATTCTGCCAGGGATGTTCACCATCTTCGGGGTATTTATGATGCGGCAGTTTTTCCTCTCGGTTCCCCAGGAAATTTCTGAAGCGGCCTTTATCGACGGGGCCGGACATTTCCGTATTTTCTCGCGGATTATCCTGCCTATGGCCAAACCTTCTCTGGCTACCCTGGCGATTATCGACTTCTCGTGGCACTGGAATGACTATGAGAATGCGCTCGTCTTTCTGATCGACCATGATCTGTTCACCGTTCCGCTTGGACTGCAGAATTTCATTCTTGAGAATAACGTGGACTATAACGGAATGATGGCGGCAGCGACCGCCGGTATTATCCCGATGATCCTCGTATTCCTGATCGGCCAGAAATATATTATTGAAGGTGTGGCAAGCTCGGCGGTAAAAGGCTGA